From the Apus apus isolate bApuApu2 chromosome 4, bApuApu2.pri.cur, whole genome shotgun sequence genome, one window contains:
- the UROS gene encoding uroporphyrinogen-III synthase isoform X1: MQVLLLKDPKDKESGADPYIKELGLCGFEATLIPVLSFEFISLESLFEKLSHPECYGGLVFTSPRALEAIKICLKDNSKNEAWSKSLKERWNAKPAYVVGKATASLVEEIGLTPQGEKSGNAEKLAEYICSREKPNSSALLFPCGALKREVLPTVLREKGIPLESLTVYQTTQHSDLQESLSSYFSQQGIPASIVFFSPSGVRFCLQHIQKLSGDFINQIQFAAIGPTTAEALRGAGVPVTCTPEAPTPQDLAAGIQKALHSQNSSKSTACI, translated from the exons ATGCAGGTTCTGTTGCTGAAGGATCCCAAAGACAAAGAGTCAGGAGCAGATCCATATATTAAA gaattGGGATTATGTGGGTTTGAAGCAACTTTAATTCCAGTTTTGTCATTTGAATTCATATCTCTTGAAAGCTTATTTGAAAAG CTCTCGCATCCAGAATGTTATGGAGGCCTAGTTTTTACCAGTCCAAGAGCATTAGAAGCCATCAAGATATGTTTGAAAGATAACAGTAAAAATGAAG CCTGGTCAAAATCTCTTAAAGAAAGATGGAATGCCAAGCCAGCTTACGTGGTAGGAAAAGCTACAGCTTCTCTAG TGGAAGAAATTGGCCTTACTCCACAAGGAGAAAAGtctggaaatgctgaaaaattagCTGAATATATTTGCTCAA GAGAGAAGCCTAAttcctcagctcttctttttccttgtggAGCCCTGAAAAGAGAAGTACTACCTACAGTACTTAGAGAAAAAG GTATACCCCTGGAAAGCCTGACTGTTTATCAAACAACCCAACACAGTGACCTGCAAGAATCTTTGAGCAGTTATTTCTCACAACAG GGAATTCCAGCCAGCATTGTGTTCTTCAGTCCATCTGGTGTCAGATTTTGCCTCCAGCACATCCAGAAGCTTTCTGGGGATTTTATCAACCAAATCCAG TTTGCTGCCATCGGCCCAACGACTGCTGAAGCCCTGAGAGGGGCAGGGGTCCCTGTTACCTGCACCCCAGAGGCTCCCACTCCCCAGGACCTTGCTGCTGGGATCCAAAAGGCACTTCACTCACAGAACAGCTCCAAGAGCACAGCGTGCATTTGA
- the UROS gene encoding uroporphyrinogen-III synthase isoform X2, with protein MQVLLLKDPKDKESGADPYIKELGLCGFEATLIPVLSFEFISLESLFEKLSHPECYGGLVFTSPRALEAIKICLKDNSKNEAWSKSLKERWNAKPAYVVGKATASLVEEIGLTPQGEKSGNAEKLAEYICSREKPNSSALLFPCGALKREVLPTVLREKGIPLESLTVYQTTQHSDLQESLSSYFSQQGIPASIVFFSPSGVRFCLQHIQKLSGDFINQIQQNNTAAAAPLKTFQYIWLYQN; from the exons ATGCAGGTTCTGTTGCTGAAGGATCCCAAAGACAAAGAGTCAGGAGCAGATCCATATATTAAA gaattGGGATTATGTGGGTTTGAAGCAACTTTAATTCCAGTTTTGTCATTTGAATTCATATCTCTTGAAAGCTTATTTGAAAAG CTCTCGCATCCAGAATGTTATGGAGGCCTAGTTTTTACCAGTCCAAGAGCATTAGAAGCCATCAAGATATGTTTGAAAGATAACAGTAAAAATGAAG CCTGGTCAAAATCTCTTAAAGAAAGATGGAATGCCAAGCCAGCTTACGTGGTAGGAAAAGCTACAGCTTCTCTAG TGGAAGAAATTGGCCTTACTCCACAAGGAGAAAAGtctggaaatgctgaaaaattagCTGAATATATTTGCTCAA GAGAGAAGCCTAAttcctcagctcttctttttccttgtggAGCCCTGAAAAGAGAAGTACTACCTACAGTACTTAGAGAAAAAG GTATACCCCTGGAAAGCCTGACTGTTTATCAAACAACCCAACACAGTGACCTGCAAGAATCTTTGAGCAGTTATTTCTCACAACAG GGAATTCCAGCCAGCATTGTGTTCTTCAGTCCATCTGGTGTCAGATTTTGCCTCCAGCACATCCAGAAGCTTTCTGGGGATTTTATCAACCAAATCCAG
- the UROS gene encoding uroporphyrinogen-III synthase isoform X3 has product MQVLLLKDPKDKESGADPYIKELGLCGFEATLIPVLSFEFISLESLFEKLSHPECYGGLVFTSPRALEAIKICLKDNSKNEAWSKSLKERWNAKPAYVVGKATASLVEEIGLTPQGEKSGNAEKLAEYICSREKPNSSALLFPCGALKREVLPTVLREKGIPLESLTVYQTTQHSDLQESLSSYFSQQLSVKYIRGDTRISCIGFLVYFLVDYQENPLAKVSDRE; this is encoded by the exons ATGCAGGTTCTGTTGCTGAAGGATCCCAAAGACAAAGAGTCAGGAGCAGATCCATATATTAAA gaattGGGATTATGTGGGTTTGAAGCAACTTTAATTCCAGTTTTGTCATTTGAATTCATATCTCTTGAAAGCTTATTTGAAAAG CTCTCGCATCCAGAATGTTATGGAGGCCTAGTTTTTACCAGTCCAAGAGCATTAGAAGCCATCAAGATATGTTTGAAAGATAACAGTAAAAATGAAG CCTGGTCAAAATCTCTTAAAGAAAGATGGAATGCCAAGCCAGCTTACGTGGTAGGAAAAGCTACAGCTTCTCTAG TGGAAGAAATTGGCCTTACTCCACAAGGAGAAAAGtctggaaatgctgaaaaattagCTGAATATATTTGCTCAA GAGAGAAGCCTAAttcctcagctcttctttttccttgtggAGCCCTGAAAAGAGAAGTACTACCTACAGTACTTAGAGAAAAAG GTATACCCCTGGAAAGCCTGACTGTTTATCAAACAACCCAACACAGTGACCTGCAAGAATCTTTGAGCAGTTATTTCTCACAACAG ctgtctgTAAAGTATATTCGTGGTGATACAAGAATATCTTGCATAGgctttttggtttatttccttGTTGACTACCAAGAAAATCCTTTAGCAAAAGTTTCAGATAGAGAGTGA